In Pleomorphomonas sp. T1.2MG-36, a single window of DNA contains:
- a CDS encoding glycosyltransferase family 2 protein — protein MIVPKPSETGFVSVVIPARNEADNLAVIVPEILAAMAGRAFEVIVVDDGSTDGTGAALATWKAEGKPVRHIRHVEACGQSAAVRSGVLAARGEIVATIDGDGQNDPAYIPKLIDALVAAGPSVGIAAGQRLKRTDGLAKRYASRFANWLRNAILKDATRDTGCGLKAVRRDLFLLLPFFHGWHRYLPALVLREGYGVTHLDVVDRSRMHGASNYGIFDRGLQGILDLFGVWWLKRRIKRLPVASEIGNDHD, from the coding sequence ATGATCGTACCGAAGCCTTCCGAGACGGGATTTGTCTCGGTCGTCATTCCTGCCCGCAATGAGGCGGACAACCTCGCGGTCATCGTGCCGGAGATTCTCGCGGCCATGGCCGGCCGGGCCTTCGAGGTGATCGTCGTCGACGACGGATCGACCGATGGCACGGGCGCGGCCCTTGCCACCTGGAAAGCCGAGGGCAAGCCGGTTCGCCACATTCGCCATGTCGAGGCTTGCGGGCAGTCGGCGGCGGTCCGCTCTGGAGTGCTCGCGGCGCGCGGCGAAATCGTCGCGACGATCGATGGCGACGGTCAGAACGACCCGGCCTACATCCCCAAGCTCATCGATGCGCTCGTTGCGGCCGGCCCCTCGGTGGGCATCGCCGCCGGGCAGCGCCTGAAGCGGACCGACGGTCTGGCCAAGCGCTACGCCTCGCGCTTCGCCAACTGGCTGCGCAACGCCATTCTGAAGGACGCGACGCGAGACACCGGCTGCGGCCTCAAGGCGGTCAGGCGCGATCTGTTCCTGCTGTTGCCCTTTTTCCACGGTTGGCATCGCTACCTTCCGGCGCTGGTGCTGCGCGAGGGGTATGGCGTTACCCATCTCGATGTCGTCGACCGTTCGCGCATGCACGGCGCATCCAACTACGGCATCTTCGATCGCGGACTGCAGGGCATACTCGACCTGTTCGGCGTCTGGTGGCTCAAGCGGCGCATCAAGCGTCTTCCCGTCGCCTCGGAAATCGGAAACGATCATGACTGA
- a CDS encoding MotA/TolQ/ExbB proton channel family protein gives MDIATLLGVFGGFGVLYMAVVLEGSNIMMFMNLLATNVVIVGALVAVLGRYTLKTFPGAVFGGFKEAVMYKTHDTFHLLDQLTEIAEVARKQGPLGLEKLEIDEPFLQKAIQMIADGYSGETIQHVLERERDLQHERLHMGHVAWAKIGEAAPGMGMVGTIIGLVSLFAHMSDPKQIGPAMSIALLTTLYGAVVANVMACPISDKLANRANHEAEIQSMIIDAVLLIRENKSPKQVHEELLSYLPLKHRAKAEAEKEAA, from the coding sequence ATGGATATTGCAACCCTTCTCGGTGTTTTCGGCGGCTTCGGCGTGCTTTACATGGCCGTTGTGCTTGAAGGTTCGAACATCATGATGTTCATGAACCTTCTGGCGACCAACGTCGTGATCGTCGGTGCTCTGGTGGCCGTTCTAGGCCGCTACACGCTGAAGACCTTCCCCGGGGCGGTGTTCGGCGGCTTCAAGGAAGCCGTCATGTACAAGACCCACGACACTTTCCATCTGCTCGACCAATTGACCGAGATCGCCGAAGTGGCGCGCAAGCAGGGGCCGCTCGGCCTTGAAAAGCTGGAAATCGACGAGCCGTTTCTCCAGAAGGCGATCCAGATGATCGCCGACGGCTATTCGGGCGAGACCATTCAGCACGTGTTGGAACGGGAACGCGACTTGCAGCACGAGCGTCTGCATATGGGGCACGTGGCGTGGGCCAAGATCGGTGAGGCAGCTCCTGGCATGGGCATGGTGGGCACGATCATCGGCCTCGTTTCGCTGTTCGCCCATATGTCCGACCCCAAGCAGATCGGCCCGGCCATGTCGATCGCCTTGTTGACGACTCTCTATGGAGCGGTGGTTGCCAACGTCATGGCCTGTCCGATTTCGGACAAGCTCGCCAACCGCGCCAACCACGAGGCGGAAATTCAGTCGATGATCATCGACGCGGTTCTGCTGATCCGCGAGAACAAGAGCCCGAAGCAGGTGCACGAGGAACTGCTTTCCTACCTGCCGCTCAAGCATCGCGCCAAGGCCGAGGCCGAGAAGGAAGCGGCCTGA
- the gatB gene encoding Asp-tRNA(Asn)/Glu-tRNA(Gln) amidotransferase subunit GatB, whose product MNMAVRTPDPKKLIKGATGDWEVIIGLEVHAQVTSNAKLFSGASAVFGAEPNMHVSLVDAAMPGMLPVINEECIAQAVRTGLGLKAAINLYSVFDRKNYFYPDLPQGYQISQYKQPIVGEGKVLLDMPEGVVEIGIERLHLEQDAGKSIHDQHPTMSFVDLNRSGVALMEIVSKPDLRSSEEVKAYLAKLRTILRYLGTCDGNMEEGSMRADINVSVRKPGDPLGTRCEIKNVNSMRFAAQAVEFEARRQIGILEDGGKIDQETRLYDPGKGETRSMRSKEEAHDYRYFPDPDLLPLELDPVWVETLKAGLPELPDEKKSRFVADYGITPYDAMVLTLERASADYYEQVAKNRDGKAVANFMINELFGRLNKDGKGIEESPVAPDQLGAIVDLIGDGTISGKIAKDLFEIVYTEGGDPKKLVEERGLKQVTDTGAIEKAVDEVIAANPDKAEQAKAKPTLSGWFVGQVMKATGGKANPQAVNDLVKRKLGIE is encoded by the coding sequence ATGAACATGGCTGTCCGCACCCCCGACCCCAAAAAACTCATCAAGGGCGCCACCGGCGACTGGGAGGTCATCATCGGCCTCGAAGTGCATGCGCAGGTCACCTCCAACGCCAAGCTGTTTTCCGGCGCGTCGGCGGTCTTTGGCGCCGAGCCGAACATGCACGTCTCGCTCGTCGACGCGGCGATGCCCGGCATGCTGCCGGTGATCAACGAGGAATGTATCGCTCAGGCGGTCCGTACCGGCCTCGGCCTCAAGGCCGCGATCAATCTCTACTCCGTGTTCGACCGGAAGAACTATTTCTACCCGGATCTGCCGCAGGGCTACCAGATCAGCCAGTACAAGCAGCCGATCGTGGGCGAGGGCAAGGTTCTGCTCGACATGCCGGAAGGCGTGGTGGAGATCGGCATCGAACGGCTGCATCTTGAGCAGGATGCCGGCAAGTCGATCCACGACCAGCATCCGACCATGTCCTTCGTCGACCTCAACCGGTCCGGCGTGGCGCTGATGGAGATCGTCTCCAAGCCGGACCTCCGCTCGTCGGAGGAGGTGAAGGCCTATCTCGCCAAGCTTCGCACCATCCTGCGGTATCTCGGCACCTGTGACGGCAACATGGAAGAAGGCTCCATGCGGGCCGATATCAACGTTTCCGTGCGTAAGCCCGGCGACCCGCTCGGTACGCGTTGCGAGATCAAGAACGTCAATTCGATGCGTTTCGCCGCGCAAGCGGTGGAGTTCGAGGCGCGCCGGCAGATCGGCATCCTCGAGGACGGTGGCAAGATTGACCAGGAGACCCGGCTCTACGATCCGGGCAAGGGCGAAACGCGCTCGATGCGCTCCAAGGAAGAGGCGCACGACTACCGCTACTTCCCCGATCCGGATCTTCTGCCGCTCGAACTCGACCCGGTCTGGGTGGAGACCCTGAAGGCCGGCCTGCCCGAACTGCCGGACGAAAAGAAGTCGCGTTTCGTCGCCGATTACGGCATCACGCCCTACGATGCCATGGTGCTGACGCTGGAGCGCGCTTCGGCTGACTATTATGAGCAGGTCGCCAAGAACCGCGATGGCAAGGCCGTCGCCAATTTCATGATCAACGAGCTGTTCGGTCGCCTCAACAAGGACGGCAAGGGCATCGAGGAGTCGCCGGTTGCTCCCGACCAGCTCGGCGCCATCGTCGACCTGATCGGTGACGGTACGATCTCCGGCAAGATCGCCAAGGACCTGTTCGAGATCGTCTACACCGAAGGCGGCGATCCGAAGAAGCTGGTCGAGGAGCGTGGCCTGAAGCAGGTTACCGACACGGGCGCCATCGAGAAGGCGGTCGACGAGGTGATCGCCGCCAATCCCGACAAGGCCGAACAGGCCAAGGCCAAGCCGACGCTCAGCGGCTGGTTCGTCGGGCAGGTGATGAAGGCCACCGGTGGCAAGGCCAATCCGCAGGCCGTCAACGATCTCGTCAAGCGGAAGCTCGGCATCGAGTGA
- the gatA gene encoding Asp-tRNA(Asn)/Glu-tRNA(Gln) amidotransferase subunit GatA, translating into MTDLTSLTLAEARDALKAKSFTAVELTDAYVAAMEEARVLNAYVAETPEMARDMAKASDARIVAGKAGPLEGLPLGIKDLYATKGVHTQACSHILDGFKPPYESTVSANLWADGAVMLGKLNMDEFAMGSSNETSHYGSVVNPWRRNGSDVNLVPGGSSGGSAAAVAARLCLGATATDTGGSIRQPAAFTGTAGIKPTYGRCSRWGLVAFASSLDQAGPIARDVRDAAILLKSMASVDPKDTTSVDVPVPDYEAAVGKSVKGLRIGIPREYRLEGMSAEIDALWQKGIDILREAGAEIVDISLPHTKYALPAYYIVAPAEASSNLARYDGVRYGLRVPGSDIIDMYENTRAAGFGDEVKRRILIGTYVLSAGYYDAYYLRAQKVRTLIKRDFEQVYAAGVDAILTPATPSAAFGIGEKADADPVEMYLNDVFTVTVNMAGLPGLAVPAGLSAEGLPLGLQLIGRPFDEETLFTLGSAIEKAVGTFSPAQWW; encoded by the coding sequence GTGACCGATCTCACCTCACTTACCCTTGCCGAGGCGCGCGATGCGCTGAAGGCCAAGTCCTTCACCGCCGTCGAGCTGACGGACGCCTATGTCGCCGCCATGGAAGAGGCGCGCGTGCTCAATGCCTACGTCGCCGAGACGCCGGAGATGGCGCGCGACATGGCCAAGGCGTCCGATGCGCGGATCGTGGCCGGAAAGGCCGGGCCGCTCGAGGGTCTGCCGCTTGGCATCAAGGACCTCTACGCCACCAAGGGCGTTCACACCCAGGCCTGCAGCCACATTCTCGACGGCTTCAAGCCGCCGTACGAGAGCACGGTCAGCGCCAATCTGTGGGCCGACGGCGCCGTCATGCTGGGCAAGCTCAACATGGACGAGTTCGCCATGGGCTCGTCCAACGAAACCAGCCATTACGGTTCGGTGGTCAATCCCTGGCGGCGCAATGGCTCCGACGTCAATCTGGTGCCCGGCGGATCCTCGGGCGGTTCGGCCGCGGCCGTTGCCGCGCGCCTCTGCCTTGGCGCGACGGCGACCGACACGGGCGGCTCGATCCGTCAGCCGGCGGCGTTCACCGGCACCGCCGGCATCAAGCCGACCTACGGGCGCTGCTCGCGCTGGGGGCTCGTCGCCTTCGCATCGTCGCTCGATCAGGCCGGCCCGATTGCCCGTGACGTGCGCGACGCGGCGATCTTGCTGAAGTCGATGGCTTCGGTCGATCCCAAGGACACGACCTCGGTCGACGTCCCCGTTCCCGACTACGAGGCTGCCGTCGGCAAGTCGGTGAAGGGCCTCAGGATCGGAATTCCCAGGGAATACCGCCTGGAGGGCATGTCGGCCGAGATCGACGCGCTTTGGCAGAAGGGTATCGACATTCTGCGCGAGGCAGGAGCCGAGATCGTCGACATTTCGCTGCCACATACCAAGTACGCTCTTCCGGCCTACTATATCGTGGCGCCGGCCGAGGCTTCGTCGAACCTCGCCCGTTACGATGGCGTCCGCTACGGCCTGCGCGTGCCGGGTTCCGATATCATCGACATGTACGAGAATACCCGGGCCGCCGGTTTCGGTGACGAAGTGAAGCGCCGCATTCTGATCGGTACCTACGTGCTGTCGGCCGGTTACTACGACGCCTACTATCTGCGCGCCCAGAAGGTGCGCACGCTGATCAAACGCGATTTCGAGCAGGTCTACGCCGCTGGCGTCGACGCGATCCTGACGCCGGCCACGCCCTCGGCCGCCTTTGGCATCGGAGAGAAGGCCGACGCCGATCCGGTGGAGATGTACCTCAACGACGTATTCACGGTGACGGTCAACATGGCCGGCTTGCCGGGCCTCGCCGTACCGGCCGGATTGTCCGCCGAAGGACTGCCGCTCGGCCTGCAGCTGATCGGCCGGCCGTTCGACGAGGAGACGCTGTTCACCTTGGGGTCGGCGATCGAGAAGGCCGTCGGTACCTTCAGCCCGGCGCAGTGGTGGTAA
- a CDS encoding GGDEF domain-containing response regulator has protein sequence MHIVLVDGSRTGLMILQRMLEPRGDDVAYFTDGREALHYIQSTPQAEVLITSFEIGGVSGTELCWEARLLADTGRPLYVIGMSASNDAQHSIGVLDAGADDFMSKPPRQDELNARLRVAERTLIMQRRLIEMATVDPLSGLFNRGAFRQRFDAEIAGAELGGTFSLILFDIDHFKHINDIYGHDVGDEVIRSVGTLRVPPDSHFSRIGGEEFAVILPSIPIDGSVSVAEYLREQVNALAIERGDDTIRITASFGVAEFRPGDTVNDLYRRADSALYQAKNTGRDRVSATSPEIVS, from the coding sequence ATGCACATCGTGCTCGTCGACGGCAGTCGAACCGGACTGATGATCCTGCAGAGGATGCTTGAACCTCGTGGTGACGACGTCGCTTATTTCACCGACGGTCGCGAGGCGCTTCACTACATTCAGTCGACGCCGCAAGCCGAGGTGCTGATTACCAGTTTCGAGATCGGCGGCGTTTCCGGCACCGAGCTGTGTTGGGAAGCGCGCCTCCTCGCCGATACCGGTCGGCCGCTTTACGTCATCGGCATGTCCGCCTCCAACGACGCGCAACATTCGATCGGCGTGCTCGACGCAGGCGCCGACGACTTCATGTCCAAGCCGCCGCGCCAGGACGAACTCAATGCCCGATTGAGGGTTGCCGAGCGAACGCTGATCATGCAGCGTCGGCTGATCGAAATGGCGACCGTCGATCCGCTCTCCGGCCTTTTCAATCGCGGCGCCTTCCGTCAGCGGTTCGACGCGGAAATCGCCGGTGCCGAGTTGGGCGGAACCTTCTCGCTCATTCTGTTCGACATCGACCACTTCAAGCATATCAACGACATCTATGGGCACGACGTCGGCGACGAGGTGATCCGTTCGGTCGGAACGCTGCGGGTGCCGCCGGACTCGCATTTCTCCCGCATCGGCGGCGAAGAGTTCGCCGTGATCCTGCCCAGCATCCCCATCGACGGCAGCGTCTCGGTCGCCGAATACTTGCGCGAGCAGGTCAACGCGCTCGCCATAGAACGCGGCGACGACACCATAAGGATCACCGCCAGTTTCGGCGTCGCCGAGTTTCGCCCCGGCGACACGGTCAATGACCTGTACCGACGCGCCGATTCCGCGCTCTACCAGGCAAAGAACACCGGTCGCGACCGCGTGTCGGCCACCTCGCCGGAAATCGTCTCCTGA
- the gatC gene encoding Asp-tRNA(Asn)/Glu-tRNA(Gln) amidotransferase subunit GatC: MSVDTATVRRVARLARIKVTNDEAERMTNELNSILGFVEQLNEVDVAGVEPMTSVVSVKMRRRQDVVTDGEDAVAITANAPVSEDNFFLVPKVVE, from the coding sequence ATGTCCGTGGATACGGCTACCGTGCGCCGCGTTGCGCGTCTCGCCAGGATCAAGGTCACAAATGACGAGGCGGAGCGCATGACCAATGAGCTCAATTCCATTCTCGGATTCGTAGAGCAATTGAACGAGGTCGACGTTGCCGGCGTCGAGCCGATGACCTCCGTAGTGTCGGTGAAGATGCGCCGCAGACAGGATGTCGTCACCGATGGGGAGGATGCCGTGGCCATCACGGCCAACGCCCCCGTCTCCGAGGACAACTTCTTCCTGGTGCCCAAGGTGGTCGAGTAA
- a CDS encoding OmpA/MotB family protein → MSGKKKGGGGGGHGGAPWVITFADLMSLLMALFVMIVSFSSQDEQKLHEAAGSMRDAFGYQSVQRPAGMIEQNGMPERKYLRNVQPMSLSDAVEFATDFNDQYEKQGPEVNTNRFEKAAESKPREYLTASESLRQALQDLPDYAELSKQIILNVAEDGLHISIIDQDGRPMFASQSSEPTDRMKILLSRIAPVIQQMPGRLQIIGHTESTGDMAVPGAAAWQLSTERALATAGILGSFGLGPGSLAQVIGVADKDPMFPDDPFLSGNRRVELVLLKEAPALPSESPF, encoded by the coding sequence ATGAGCGGCAAGAAGAAGGGGGGCGGCGGTGGCGGGCATGGCGGCGCGCCATGGGTCATCACGTTTGCCGATCTGATGAGCCTTCTCATGGCGCTCTTCGTGATGATCGTCTCCTTCTCCAGCCAGGACGAGCAGAAGCTGCACGAAGCGGCCGGGTCGATGCGCGACGCCTTCGGCTACCAGTCGGTGCAGCGGCCTGCCGGCATGATCGAACAAAACGGCATGCCGGAGAGAAAGTACCTGCGCAACGTTCAGCCGATGTCGCTGTCGGACGCGGTGGAGTTCGCCACCGACTTCAACGATCAGTACGAGAAGCAGGGACCGGAGGTGAACACCAACCGGTTCGAGAAAGCCGCCGAGAGCAAGCCGCGCGAATACCTCACCGCGTCCGAGTCGCTGCGGCAGGCTTTGCAGGATTTGCCCGACTACGCGGAGCTTTCCAAGCAGATCATCCTCAACGTTGCCGAGGATGGCCTTCACATCTCGATCATCGACCAGGATGGTCGACCGATGTTCGCCTCACAGTCGAGCGAGCCGACCGACCGCATGAAGATCTTGCTGTCGCGCATCGCGCCGGTCATCCAGCAGATGCCGGGCCGCCTGCAGATCATCGGCCATACCGAATCGACCGGAGATATGGCCGTTCCCGGTGCCGCCGCCTGGCAGTTGTCCACCGAGCGAGCCCTTGCCACGGCGGGAATCCTCGGCAGCTTCGGCCTCGGTCCGGGCAGCCTCGCCCAGGTGATCGGCGTCGCTGACAAGGACCCGATGTTCCCGGACGATCCCTTCCTCTCCGGCAATCGCCGCGTCGAGCTGGTGCTCCTCAAGGAAGCCCCCGCGCTTCCGAGCGAGAGCCCGTTCTGA
- a CDS encoding ArnT family glycosyltransferase yields the protein MDSESDKETSEGEGAAAAPVPGKARPFVRPHLVNLLILAFVTLALLAPGISLLPLTDRDEALYVQASHQMLETGNWVDIRFQEEPRYKKPVGIYWIQAATAELSGYAANAPLWVYRLPSLLGAVLTVLFTYGIGATLGTKRAGLFAGLLAASTMLLGFEARIAKTDAMLCATVLAAEFALARAYVDPARERSFPRNALFWTAMGIGILIKGPITVLVAGLTILAISAKERSTTLWQSLSPVKGIVWMLLLALPWLIAIGWISGGSFFTQAVGRDMLGKVASGQESHGAPPGMHLLVALGTFWPLSVLAPLAVVQAWKSRREPAIFFLIAWALPGWIVFEAVATKLPNYVLPFMPALAVLIALLLDRGTLGPTRRGWRVSVAFIAVGSLLVGFGLNIAFLIYQGYASWQGLVGAVVVACLGLMASRLLSSGRLRSGLAATIAASGGLMLLGYVILLPAARQLWLSDDLAEAVASVRHCEAPAISVVGYGEPSTVFRLGTTLLRTSAPVAAEAFRTNECAVAIVAEDARDEFMAALGEAERPAEPAATVSGRNLNGMKLRTMLLFSKP from the coding sequence ATGGACAGTGAGAGCGACAAAGAGACAAGCGAAGGCGAGGGGGCGGCTGCGGCGCCCGTGCCGGGCAAGGCAAGGCCGTTTGTTCGCCCCCATCTCGTCAATCTCCTCATCCTGGCTTTCGTCACCCTTGCGCTGCTCGCGCCGGGCATCTCCTTGCTGCCGCTCACCGACCGCGACGAAGCGCTTTACGTCCAGGCTTCCCATCAGATGCTGGAAACTGGCAACTGGGTGGACATCCGCTTTCAGGAGGAGCCGCGCTACAAGAAGCCGGTCGGCATCTACTGGATTCAAGCCGCGACCGCCGAACTGTCCGGTTACGCCGCGAACGCGCCGCTTTGGGTCTATCGGTTGCCTTCGCTGCTTGGTGCGGTGCTGACCGTGCTCTTCACCTACGGCATCGGCGCCACGCTCGGCACGAAACGGGCGGGACTGTTCGCCGGTCTCCTTGCCGCCTCGACGATGCTGCTGGGATTCGAGGCGCGCATCGCCAAAACCGACGCCATGCTCTGCGCCACGGTGCTTGCCGCCGAGTTCGCGTTGGCGCGCGCCTACGTCGATCCGGCGCGGGAGAGGTCGTTTCCCCGCAACGCCCTGTTCTGGACGGCCATGGGTATCGGCATCCTGATCAAGGGGCCGATCACGGTGCTGGTGGCTGGCCTTACGATTCTTGCCATTTCGGCCAAGGAGCGTTCGACGACGCTCTGGCAGTCGCTGTCGCCCGTCAAGGGCATCGTCTGGATGCTGCTTCTCGCTCTGCCGTGGCTTATCGCCATTGGCTGGATTTCGGGCGGCTCGTTCTTCACCCAGGCCGTTGGACGCGACATGCTCGGCAAGGTCGCTTCGGGGCAGGAGTCTCACGGGGCGCCGCCAGGCATGCATCTGCTTGTGGCGCTCGGCACCTTCTGGCCGTTGTCGGTGCTGGCGCCGCTGGCGGTCGTTCAGGCCTGGAAGTCCCGCCGCGAACCGGCGATCTTCTTTCTGATCGCCTGGGCGTTGCCCGGCTGGATCGTGTTCGAGGCGGTCGCCACCAAGCTGCCCAACTACGTGCTGCCTTTCATGCCGGCGTTGGCGGTGCTGATCGCCCTGCTTCTCGATCGTGGAACCCTTGGCCCGACGCGGCGGGGATGGCGCGTTTCGGTTGCCTTCATCGCGGTGGGCTCTCTTCTGGTTGGCTTCGGGCTGAACATCGCCTTTCTGATCTACCAGGGATATGCCAGCTGGCAGGGTCTGGTCGGCGCCGTGGTCGTTGCCTGCCTTGGCTTGATGGCAAGCCGGCTTTTGTCGTCCGGGCGTTTGCGGTCCGGTCTGGCGGCGACGATCGCCGCTTCCGGCGGCCTGATGCTGCTCGGTTATGTGATCCTTCTGCCGGCAGCGCGGCAGCTCTGGCTCAGTGACGATTTGGCCGAAGCCGTGGCCTCGGTTCGGCACTGCGAGGCGCCCGCGATCTCGGTGGTGGGCTATGGGGAGCCGAGTACGGTGTTCAGGCTCGGAACCACCCTTCTTCGGACGAGCGCGCCTGTCGCCGCCGAGGCCTTCCGGACCAATGAGTGCGCCGTCGCCATCGTTGCAGAGGACGCAAGGGACGAGTTCATGGCGGCCCTCGGTGAGGCCGAAAGGCCGGCGGAGCCCGCTGCCACCGTGTCCGGCCGCAACCTCAACGGCATGAAGCTCCGCACCATGCTGCTGTTCTCGAAGCCGTAG
- the ruvX gene encoding Holliday junction resolvase RuvX, translating into MNDAEDPVTFVANLEPGRRLFGLDLGTKTIGIALSDERFLIATPLVTLSRVKFGKDAAALIELADKHGVGAYVMGLPINMDGSEGPRAQSTRAFARNLAPLDRRPLFFWDERLSTAAVTRTLLEADASRRRRDEVVDKLAASFILQGFLDRLHLAARADDPRRL; encoded by the coding sequence ATGAACGACGCCGAAGACCCCGTTACCTTCGTGGCCAACCTGGAACCGGGCCGGCGGCTGTTCGGCCTCGACCTCGGTACCAAGACCATCGGCATCGCCCTGTCCGACGAGCGGTTTCTGATCGCGACGCCGCTGGTGACCCTTTCCCGCGTCAAGTTCGGCAAGGATGCCGCCGCGCTGATCGAGCTCGCCGACAAACATGGCGTCGGCGCCTATGTCATGGGCCTTCCGATCAACATGGACGGCAGCGAGGGACCGCGGGCCCAGTCGACGCGCGCCTTTGCCCGCAACCTCGCCCCGCTCGATCGGCGCCCGCTCTTTTTCTGGGATGAGCGACTGTCGACGGCAGCCGTCACCCGCACCCTTCTGGAGGCGGATGCTTCGCGCCGTCGGCGCGACGAAGTGGTCGACAAGCTCGCGGCGAGCTTCATTCTGCAAGGGTTTCTCGACCGCCTGCATCTCGCCGCGCGTGCCGATGACCCTCGCCGGCTTTAG
- a CDS encoding lipid-A-disaccharide synthase N-terminal domain-containing protein — MTDLLAQFAGWLHDVFVKQLDFWVILGFVAQFLFTMRFVVQWLASEKAKASVIPVAFWIFSLGGGFLLLVYSIARQDPVFIAGQGLGLLIYIRNLMLIRKSTKRAPD; from the coding sequence ATGACTGATCTTCTCGCGCAATTCGCCGGTTGGCTTCACGACGTATTCGTCAAACAGCTCGATTTCTGGGTCATCCTGGGCTTTGTCGCCCAGTTCCTGTTCACCATGCGCTTCGTGGTGCAGTGGCTGGCCTCGGAGAAGGCCAAGGCCTCGGTGATCCCGGTCGCCTTCTGGATCTTTTCGCTGGGGGGCGGCTTCCTCCTGCTGGTCTATTCGATCGCGCGGCAGGATCCGGTGTTCATCGCCGGGCAGGGGCTCGGCCTTCTCATCTACATCCGGAACCTGATGCTGATCCGCAAGTCGACGAAACGGGCACCCGACTGA